Below is a window of Synechococcus sp. RSCCF101 DNA.
GCCATCTGGCATCGGAATTCCAGGCCAGCCATGCCTATCTGGCCATGTCGATCTGGCTGCGGGAGAAGGACCTGGCCGGCTTCTCCCAGTACATGCTGCAGAAGAGCCACGAGGAGCGGCAGCATGCCGCGCGGATGATCGCCTACCTGGTGGACTGCGACGAACAGGTGGAGCTGCCCACGATTCACTCGCCCGAGCGCTCCTGGCCATCGGTGCAGCAGCTCTTCGACCAGGTGTTCGAGATGGAGAAGGGGGTCACCGCCTCGATCAACGATCTCTACAGCCTGGCCGAGAGCGGCATGGAGCGCAGCGCCACCGCCATGCTCGACTGGTTCGTCAACGAGCAGATCCAGGAGGAGGCGGAAGCCCGCTTCGTGCGCAAGCGTCTGCGCCTCGCCGGGGACAACACCGCTGCCCTGCTGCTGCTCGACCAGCAGTTCCTCGAAGGCACGGCCCTCACGCATGTGAAAGGTGGCATCACGGCCGCCGGGCAGGTCTGACTCCGGCCATCCGGGAGGGCAGAAACGGGACGGCAGAAAAACGGGGCCAGTGCATCACACCGGCCCACGAATTCGTCCCGCCACAAACTAATGAGACGACAAACTCAGCCGGTTCGGAACAGCACATCGGCACCGCGCAGCTGATACGCAGCCGCGCATCATTTGTGCAGCAACGGTTCAGTGCGGCTGCTGTCCGGTCGCCGGTCCCGTCTCCGAAGTGGCGCTGCCCGCCAGCAGGGCACTGAGCAGCACCAGCAGGGTGCTGCCGTTGTGGAGGAGCGAGGCCTGCAC
It encodes the following:
- a CDS encoding ferritin, whose protein sequence is MKELTRAINSHLASEFQASHAYLAMSIWLREKDLAGFSQYMLQKSHEERQHAARMIAYLVDCDEQVELPTIHSPERSWPSVQQLFDQVFEMEKGVTASINDLYSLAESGMERSATAMLDWFVNEQIQEEAEARFVRKRLRLAGDNTAALLLLDQQFLEGTALTHVKGGITAAGQV